The Mauremys reevesii isolate NIE-2019 linkage group 1, ASM1616193v1, whole genome shotgun sequence genome segment GAACTGTTATGTCCATCTACAAATGTAATATGTCTACTATGTAACTTATGAAATACTCTAATTTGCTAGTTACCTTATCAAAACTTCACCAAGGTGTCCTGACAATGCACCATCGATGTATTCTTCTGTGTTTGCAAGCTTTTAGAAAAAGAAGAATATATTAGCATAACTGTTCGAAGAAAATTCTCAGCCAGCAATCAGTAAACTATTGTAGAGTGACTTTAGCCTTACAAGGGTTAATGGGCCCTTCTGGAGACTGAGTCTGTTCAATAGTAACTCATACCTCATTAGAGCACTTTATTTTATTATGCATGTAGCTTATTATGTTTCACTTTTCATTTAAGAATTTGACCACAAGTGTGTAATATATAGCCAAGTATTGTCTATTGCTTTAGAACTATTGCTTTTAAACTTCCTGTAAGTGTACTTTtgaggaaattaaaaacaaacatacatttgCCATCAGGCTTCAAAGCAataattactactactactactcatCAGTTCTTATACAGCCCTTTTAATCAGTTCTCAATCCAATCTTACCTTCACCTTGGACaaagctgctgctctgctgcactGCAGGAGTGGGTAGCTCCGCACAGGGCTAAGCGGAGCAGGAGCAGTGGGCTCCCTGCCTACCTGTCAGATGACTTATTTGATACCAGGCAAGTCACTCCCCCGTTATGAGCCTCACTGTATAACCCTGACCCACCCACTCACCGCCTGTGGGACCCCCAATCCCCTCTGAACAACCATgacacacagacaccccaccGCCCCCTCTGGGCCCCCTCTGACCCCTGACACACACCCAGCTTTGACCCTCCCTCCCTCGCAGCCCTCGGGGCCTCCCCCGGGGCGGCCGCGTCCCGGCTCCCACTGACCTGCATGTTCATGTAGCCGTCGACAGACACCAGGTAGCCCTTGTACTCCATCCCCCACTTCAGCTTCACCATCACCGGCTTCCCGGTCAGCCCGTTCAGGAAGGGCTTGGGGTTCAGGGGCAAGCTCTGCGGGGCGCAAGTCACCACAGCGGCGGGGTCAGGGCGAGGGGCCCGGCTCCCGAcccgccccccgcccggccccgccccgaccAGCCCCTCTCTCCGGCCACCCCACCGCCCCAGGGCGCCCCCGACACCCCCAAAACCCGCCCCTCGCGGCAGCGCCCCCCTCACCATGGTAACGCGGCCTGGCACAAGGCAGCggtaaaaacaaaaattactcGCAGGGCCGCACGTGCGCCCGCCGGAGTCTAAGAGAAAAGCAGGAAGTGACGTCCGCGCCTCCACTTCCGGGAGGGCGCCCTGACCTTTCGCCTTTTCCCCGCCCACGGAAGCCTCAGTCCCATTGGGCACGAGGGCTAGCGCGCGAACGGAAAAGCCGGGCGCTGAGTGGCGGGACTGGGGGTGGTGACGCGATCCTCATGGAGACGGAAGCGTCGAAGGTCACGCCCCGTCCCCTGCGTTAGGGCGATCTGTAGCAGCTGGTTCCGTACCGTAATCCTGTGTGTATGTGGAGGCTAAAATTTGAATCTGCGCTTTCTTAGCGGTTTTATGGTGGTGGGGGGACACAGACTGTCCCCAAGACCCAGGGAGGAGCCAAAGCACGTGGAGCCccttgcagggtcagggcctttCCCTGCAAACTACTTACCGTGGCCTGACCCAGTGCGCAGAACTGCACCCTGCAATGCTGTGAATTTGATTATTTAATTCATAGACTTTTCCATGCCCCATTATTTCTCCAGTTCCCCCATGGCCAGAGCAGCCAAGTGCCTCACAGACTTTAAGGAATTTATTTTgctcttttcattttttaaaactgctcAACCATTTTGCCTACAAGCATTGCTAAATAAATGGTAGATTCATTCCTGAGCTGAGAATGAACCTGTTAAATTTgagcaaaaaatgtttttaaaaaacaaaagctcattgcaggattggagctAAAGGGGTCATTGCCACCTTCTTagaatttcattttttatttttctggaaGACACCCGattcaccaactgaagttgatCCAGGCAGTAAAAGATACTCCCTCAACCCCATTGTCTTTGTAATAACCTGGGAGCAATTGCTCGTCGGAATTAATTAGCATCtgagagttggtagggcaactcccaccttttcatgttctctgtatgtcgTGTATGTATATCTCCttattatatgttccattctatgcatccaatgaagtgggctttagcccacgaaagcttatgctcaaataagtttgttagtctctaagatgccacaggtactcctgttcgtTTTTACTGGGAACAAAAGGGTTACAAATCTGCAAACCAGATTCAATCTCATCCCAGAAGTGAATGTAGTGTGAGTGTATATATTTATCCACAAGGTGGCAGTGTTTA includes the following:
- the SNRPF gene encoding small nuclear ribonucleoprotein F → MGLREYLLLPGSTSVGSRHHPQSRHSAPGFSVRALALVPNGTEASVGGEKAKGQGALPEVEARTSLPAFLLDSGGRTCGPASNFCFYRCLVPGRVTMSLPLNPKPFLNGLTGKPVMVKLKWGMEYKGYLVSVDGYMNMQLANTEEYIDGALSGHLGEVLIRCNNVLYIRGVEEEEEDGEMRE